In Methanothermococcus thermolithotrophicus DSM 2095, one DNA window encodes the following:
- a CDS encoding ABC transporter substrate-binding protein, producing the protein MILLFAGCVGNSQEQSSEVPTLKVAYLPTDHHSSLFVAAKEGDLFKEKYGVYLKEVEAKKKYELYENDKKVADVELVQVVEGGAKLMTLIAQGQIDIGLNGVPPAVFSIDQGNKAKIISALQGEGSAVVIRNDIPAETWPEFVKWIKEQYSNGKQVKIGHPLPVSIQYVMIKKALEAEGITYTENSKDKSAMVLLVNCKGQKSMPQMLSQKELDAVIAWEPMPEVLKTKGIGKPIVYSKDLPPAGMWEDHPCCVVVASENALESKEAAVKSLLKLMVLSTKEINENNELAIKASSEWLGTDKEVEEYSIPNIKFYTNPEPLKKGTHVFVNVMNAQKSTTGQLKGVEDPNKIDEILFNFSIYDQIVKELGQ; encoded by the coding sequence ATGATCCTACTTTTTGCAGGATGTGTCGGAAACTCACAAGAACAAAGTTCTGAAGTACCAACTTTAAAAGTTGCCTACTTACCGACAGATCACCACAGCTCATTATTCGTGGCTGCAAAAGAAGGAGACTTATTCAAAGAAAAATATGGAGTTTACTTAAAAGAAGTAGAAGCTAAGAAAAAATATGAGCTCTATGAAAACGACAAAAAAGTAGCCGATGTTGAATTGGTACAGGTTGTTGAAGGTGGAGCAAAACTTATGACTCTTATAGCTCAAGGTCAGATAGATATTGGGCTAAATGGTGTTCCACCGGCAGTATTCTCAATAGACCAAGGAAATAAGGCAAAAATTATAAGTGCTTTACAGGGAGAAGGTTCAGCAGTTGTAATTAGAAACGATATTCCTGCGGAAACCTGGCCAGAGTTTGTAAAATGGATAAAAGAACAGTACAGTAATGGAAAACAAGTGAAAATAGGTCATCCATTACCTGTTTCAATACAGTACGTTATGATAAAAAAAGCACTTGAAGCAGAAGGAATAACATATACTGAAAATTCAAAAGATAAAAGTGCGATGGTTTTATTGGTAAACTGTAAAGGGCAAAAATCCATGCCACAAATGTTATCTCAAAAAGAACTCGATGCAGTAATAGCATGGGAACCAATGCCTGAAGTTTTAAAAACAAAAGGCATCGGAAAACCTATAGTTTACAGTAAAGACTTACCTCCTGCAGGAATGTGGGAAGACCACCCATGCTGTGTAGTTGTAGCATCTGAAAACGCATTAGAAAGCAAAGAAGCTGCAGTGAAGTCATTGTTGAAATTAATGGTTCTCTCAACAAAAGAAATTAACGAAAATAATGAATTAGCAATAAAAGCAAGTTCAGAATGGCTCGGAACTGACAAAGAAGTGGAAGAGTATTCAATACCAAACATTAAATTCTACACCAACCCTGAACCACTTAAAAAAGGAACACATGTGTTTGTAAATGTTATGAACGCACAAAAATCAACAACCGGTCAGTTGAAAGGTGTTGAAGACCCTAATAAAATAGATGAAATACTTTTCAACTTCAGTATATACGACCAAATTGTTAAAGAGTTAGGTCAATAA
- a CDS encoding PIN domain-containing protein, giving the protein MTHRQTTVIPDTNFLIYLFKHRINFDYELSRVLNSSYEVVILECIVEELKKLKKELKGSEKLSANLALKLIERYRISDYDVGSYADEKIMNYAMENENVVVCTNDKNLKRKLLEAGIPIIIIKQKNHFELQGTVF; this is encoded by the coding sequence ATGACTCACCGTCAAACGACCGTAATTCCAGACACGAATTTCTTAATATACCTTTTTAAGCATAGAATAAACTTTGATTACGAACTTAGCAGGGTTTTAAACAGTAGTTATGAAGTCGTAATTTTAGAATGTATTGTGGAGGAACTTAAAAAACTTAAAAAGGAATTAAAAGGTAGTGAAAAACTTTCTGCAAATCTTGCCTTGAAATTAATCGAAAGGTACAGAATTTCTGACTACGATGTCGGTAGCTATGCAGATGAAAAAATAATGAACTATGCAATGGAAAATGAAAATGTGGTTGTGTGTACCAACGACAAAAACCTAAAAAGAAAGCTTCTAGAGGCAGGTATTCCCATAATCATAATAAAGCAGAAAAACCATTTTGAGTTACAAGGAACTGTTTTTTAA